A stretch of Corallococcus macrosporus DNA encodes these proteins:
- a CDS encoding glycoside hydrolase family 15 protein encodes MISTETTPRKSEAPRTGWGSSLQAEPGPLIEDHALLGDLYTAALVARDGSIDFLCLPDFDSDACFASLLGTSDNGRWKLAPKASVREVKRRYRGKTLILETEFVTDEGAVRVVDFMPIRKGVPHLVRWVEGVRGTVTLRSELRPRFANGFTLPLIARRDGASSAVAGPDAVFLRGGLSKDPPDFESEFTVKAGQRIPFVLSWARPYDGVPAALDPEVALRETEAYWEDWASRLRLPPHHQDVVVRSLLTLKACSYQPSGALVAAPTFGLPETPGGERNWDYRFCWIRDSVLTLNALMRADLMEEAGAFGNWLEDAIGGAPDQLQIMYGIRGERRLTEVTLDWLAGYEGARPVRIGNGAYSQFQLDVLGEFAAVLYIHAQQAGKMKERAQKALKILANRVSEVWTEPDHGIWEMRGPKHSFTASKVSAWIVIDCWVRAIDQYGLKEDKAPWVELRQTIHDEVCSKGYDAQRGTFTQYYGSKGVDASLLIIALSGFLPPEDPRIAGTVRAIEEELMPEGLVLRYRTEESVDGLAGEEGAFLACSFWLANTYQLMGRTEDAWRLFEKLVGLCNDVGLLAEEYLPKERRQIGNFPQAFSHLALVNSAYFLDGGSRATMYS; translated from the coding sequence ATGATTTCGACAGAGACGACGCCGCGGAAGAGCGAAGCCCCCAGGACCGGATGGGGGAGCAGCCTCCAGGCGGAGCCGGGCCCGCTCATCGAGGACCACGCGCTCCTCGGAGACCTCTACACGGCCGCGCTCGTGGCCCGGGATGGCTCCATCGACTTCCTCTGCCTCCCGGACTTCGACTCGGACGCGTGCTTCGCGTCCCTGCTGGGCACCTCCGACAATGGCCGGTGGAAGCTCGCACCGAAGGCGTCCGTGCGCGAGGTGAAGCGCCGCTACCGGGGCAAGACGCTCATCCTGGAGACGGAGTTCGTGACGGACGAGGGCGCGGTGCGCGTCGTGGACTTCATGCCCATCCGCAAGGGAGTCCCCCACCTGGTGCGCTGGGTGGAGGGCGTCCGGGGCACGGTGACCCTGCGCTCCGAGCTGCGCCCCCGGTTCGCCAACGGCTTCACCCTGCCCCTCATCGCCAGGAGGGATGGCGCCTCCTCCGCTGTCGCCGGGCCGGACGCGGTGTTCCTCCGGGGAGGCCTCAGCAAGGATCCGCCTGACTTCGAGTCGGAGTTCACGGTCAAGGCCGGCCAGCGGATCCCCTTCGTGCTCTCCTGGGCCCGGCCCTATGACGGCGTCCCCGCGGCGCTCGATCCAGAGGTCGCCCTGCGTGAGACGGAGGCCTACTGGGAGGACTGGGCCTCGCGGCTGCGCCTGCCCCCCCATCACCAGGACGTGGTCGTCCGCTCCCTGCTCACCCTCAAGGCGTGCAGCTACCAGCCCTCGGGAGCTCTGGTCGCCGCGCCCACGTTCGGTCTTCCGGAGACGCCCGGCGGAGAGCGCAACTGGGACTACCGCTTCTGCTGGATCCGCGACTCGGTCCTGACGCTGAACGCGCTCATGCGCGCGGACCTCATGGAGGAAGCGGGGGCGTTCGGGAACTGGCTGGAGGACGCCATTGGTGGCGCGCCGGACCAACTGCAGATCATGTACGGCATCCGTGGCGAGCGCCGCCTCACCGAGGTCACGCTGGACTGGCTGGCGGGTTACGAGGGGGCCCGGCCCGTGCGGATCGGCAACGGGGCCTACTCGCAGTTCCAGCTCGACGTGCTCGGCGAGTTCGCCGCGGTCCTCTACATCCACGCGCAACAGGCGGGCAAGATGAAGGAGCGCGCACAGAAGGCGCTCAAGATCCTCGCGAACCGCGTGTCCGAGGTCTGGACGGAGCCGGACCACGGCATCTGGGAGATGCGCGGCCCGAAGCACTCGTTCACCGCCTCCAAGGTGTCGGCGTGGATCGTCATCGATTGCTGGGTGCGGGCCATCGATCAGTACGGCCTGAAGGAGGACAAGGCGCCGTGGGTGGAGCTGCGGCAGACCATCCACGATGAGGTGTGCAGCAAGGGCTACGACGCCCAGCGGGGCACCTTCACGCAGTACTACGGCTCCAAGGGCGTGGACGCGAGCCTGCTCATCATCGCGCTCAGCGGGTTCCTCCCGCCGGAGGATCCCCGCATCGCCGGAACGGTGCGGGCCATCGAGGAGGAGCTGATGCCGGAAGGGCTGGTGCTGCGCTACCGGACGGAGGAGAGCGTCGACGGCCTCGCGGGCGAGGAGGGCGCGTTCCTCGCCTGCTCCTTCTGGCTCGCGAACACCTACCAACTGATGGGGCGGACCGAGGACGCGTGGAGGCTCTTCGAAAAGCTGGTGGGGCTCTGCAACGACGTGGGGCTGCTCGCGGAGGAGTACCTGCCGAAGGAGCGCAGGCAGAT